A genomic stretch from Juglans microcarpa x Juglans regia isolate MS1-56 chromosome 3S, Jm3101_v1.0, whole genome shotgun sequence includes:
- the LOC121257940 gene encoding beta-ureidopropionase: MEKAQAIEAENGEVKEEKTKTVKDGSICGYESLHSLLSANLKPELFQEVSRLLLGLNCARAIDKIDLPDSAKALSSEHDFDLQAFCFRADKELLRAPRVVRVGLIQNSIALPTTTHFQDQKRAIFQKLKPIIEVAGASGVNILCLQEAWMMPFAFCTREKRWCEFAEPVGGESTQFLQDFALKYNMVIINPILERDVNHGETIWNTAVIIGNHGNIIGKHRKNHIPRVGDFNESTYYMEGNTGHPVFETAYGKIGVNICYGRHHPLNWLGFGLNGAEIVFNPSATVGELSEPMWPIEARNAAIANSYFVGSINRVGTEIFPNPFTSGDGKPQHADFGHFYGSSHFSAPDASCTPSLSRNRDGLLISDMDLNLCRQLKDKWGFRMTSRFELYAELLADYLKPDFEPQVISDPLLHKKTL, encoded by the exons atggagaaagcACAAGCGATTGAAGCAGAAAATGGAGaagttaaagaagaaaaaactaagACCGTGAAAGACGGTTCCATTTGTGGGTACGAGTCGCTTCACTCTCTTCTAAGCGCAAACCTCAAACCTGAGCTCTTCCAG GAAGTCAGCCGCTTACTTCTGGGGCTTAATTGTGCGAGGGCAATTGATAAAATCGATCTTCCAGATTCTGCTAAAGCGCTCTCTTCAGAACATGATTTTGACCTCCAG GCTTTCTGCTTTCGTGCTGACAAAGAATTATTGAGAGCACCTCGAGTAGTTAGGGTTGGTCTTATTCAGAACTCCATAGCTCTTCCAACTACCACCCACTTTCAGGATCAAAAGAGGGCCATCTTTCAGAAACTAAAGCCTATCATCGAGGTTGCCGGTGCTTCAGGAGTCAACATATTATGCCTACAA GAAGCATGGATGATGCCATTTGCCTTTTGTACGCGGGAGAAGAGGTGGTGTGAATTTGCAGAACCTGTTGGTGGGGAATCAACACAATTTCTTCAAGATTTCGCCCTGAAATATAATATGGTCATCATAAATCCAATTCTTGAGAGGGATGTCAATCATGGAGAGACTATTTGGAACACTGCTGTTATAATTGGAAATCATGGCAACATAATTGGCAAGCATCGTAAA AACCATATACCAAGAGTTGGAGACTTCAATGAGAGCACATATTATATGGAGGGCAATACTGGGCATCCTGTTTTTGAGACGGCTTATGGAAAGATCGGTGTCAATATATGTTATGGGAGGCACCATCCATTGAATTGGTTAGGTTTTGGCTTGAATGGTGCAGAGATTGTTTTCAACCCTTCTGCTACTGTTGGTGAACTCAGTGAACCTATGTGGCCCATTGAG GCCCGTAATGCTGCAATAGCAAATAGTTACTTTGTTGGGTCAATCAATCGTGTTGGAACTGAGATATTCCCCAATCCATTCACCTCCGGTGATGGAAAGCCACAACATGCAGATTTTGGGCATTTCTATGGATCCAGTCATTTTTCAGCCCCAGATGCTTCTTGCACTCCATCTCTTTCCCGTAACAGGGACGGGCTGCTGATCTCAGACATGGATCTCAACCTTTGTAGGCAGCTGAAAGACAAGTGGGGATTCCGAATGACTTCTCGATTTGAGTTGTATGCAGAGTTGCTTGCTGATTATTTGAAGCCAGATTTTGAGCCTCAAGTCATTTCTGATCCTTTATTACATAAGAAAACTTTGTAA